A DNA window from Mesoplasma coleopterae contains the following coding sequences:
- a CDS encoding FMN-dependent NADH-azoreductase has product MKKILVINASVSQLNNSDSLAMSNMFIEEYKKINPSDEIIRLDLNETRMSQKTLTRNNISEYFNQEDSFNFIEQLKSIDKIVLNFSMVNWGIPAILKNYIDHITIANLTFTYKGSTDGNAIGLLSNIENIQILATKGGTGTPNSAFTEHVKNIWEFLGAKVQNPIIINDMMDIPPYAEQTPIANLEKVKNDILKAAKKF; this is encoded by the coding sequence ATGAAAAAAATATTAGTAATTAACGCTAGTGTTTCTCAATTAAATAATTCTGATTCATTAGCAATGTCAAACATGTTTATAGAAGAATACAAAAAAATAAATCCAAGTGATGAAATCATTAGATTAGATTTAAACGAAACTCGGATGTCACAAAAAACATTAACAAGAAATAATATATCTGAATACTTTAATCAGGAAGATTCATTTAATTTCATAGAGCAACTAAAATCAATTGACAAGATTGTTTTGAACTTTTCAATGGTTAACTGAGGAATTCCAGCAATATTAAAAAATTATATTGATCACATCACAATTGCAAACTTAACATTCACTTATAAAGGTTCAACTGATGGTAATGCTATTGGATTACTTTCAAATATTGAAAACATTCAAATATTGGCAACAAAAGGTGGAACTGGAACTCCAAATTCAGCATTCACAGAACATGTGAAAAATATTTGAGAATTTTTAGGAGCTAAAGTTCAAAATCCAATCATTATAAATGACATGATGGATATTCCACCTTACGCAGAGCAAACACCTATTGCTAACTTAGAAAAAGTTAAAAATGATATATTAAAAGCTGCAAAAAAATTCTAA
- a CDS encoding ABC-F family ATP-binding cassette domain-containing protein, whose protein sequence is MSLILLENISHQNGGKKLYEESHMRINKGEHVALLGPNGAGKTTLLNIIAQKIVPDHGNVEWHPKAKIGYLDQHQEVDMNITGEEYLKDAFKYLFDMEAQINKIYEDMAIEYKEEELVKALALQDELNIKGFDSIDKQIGNLVAGLGIEPDNVKRPLGSLSGGQRGKILLAKLLLKNDDFILLDEPTNFLDVEQVEWLVTFLQNYENAFLVVSHDRDFINRIVNVIYAIENLEIVRYVGNYDKYVELSALRAEQYDRAREAQQGQISKLKEYIAKNGARASTARSAQSRQKQLEKIDVMDARKVTAKPNMHFKYRRPSSTVIVKAEKLEIGYDFALTKPLTFELREGEKCIVKGYNGIGKTTFLKTIAGEIEKINGSVEIGQGVFTNFFHQIDDFEDHETPVSYLLTRYPQMTPGEVRAKIGMFGIKSELMMNKMKELSGGEQTKVRLAALSLEPSSLLILDEPTNHIDVLAKESLLDAIKAFEGTVLITTHDINFETQWADKVLDFEDILG, encoded by the coding sequence ATGAGTTTAATATTATTAGAAAATATATCACACCAAAATGGTGGTAAAAAATTATATGAGGAATCACACATGCGAATCAACAAGGGTGAACACGTTGCTCTTTTAGGGCCAAATGGAGCTGGTAAAACAACCTTATTAAATATTATTGCTCAAAAAATAGTTCCAGATCATGGAAATGTTGAATGACATCCAAAAGCTAAAATTGGGTATCTTGATCAACACCAGGAAGTTGATATGAATATTACTGGTGAAGAGTATTTAAAAGATGCATTTAAATATCTTTTTGATATGGAAGCACAAATCAATAAAATTTATGAAGATATGGCTATTGAATATAAAGAGGAAGAACTTGTTAAAGCATTAGCATTACAAGATGAATTAAATATTAAAGGCTTTGATAGTATTGATAAACAAATTGGAAATTTAGTTGCTGGTTTAGGTATTGAACCAGATAATGTTAAAAGACCATTAGGTTCACTTTCAGGTGGACAAAGAGGAAAAATTTTACTTGCTAAATTATTATTAAAAAATGACGACTTTATTTTACTTGATGAGCCTACAAACTTCTTAGACGTTGAACAAGTTGAATGATTAGTTACATTCTTACAAAATTATGAAAATGCTTTTTTAGTTGTTTCTCATGATAGAGATTTTATAAATAGAATTGTAAATGTCATTTACGCAATTGAAAATTTAGAAATTGTTAGATACGTTGGAAACTATGATAAATATGTTGAGCTATCAGCATTACGTGCTGAGCAATATGATAGAGCTCGTGAAGCTCAACAAGGTCAAATATCAAAACTTAAAGAATACATAGCTAAAAATGGTGCTAGAGCTTCAACTGCTCGTAGTGCACAATCAAGACAAAAGCAATTAGAAAAAATTGATGTAATGGACGCTAGAAAAGTAACTGCTAAACCAAATATGCATTTCAAATATAGAAGACCTAGTTCTACTGTTATTGTCAAAGCTGAAAAATTAGAAATTGGGTATGATTTTGCTTTAACAAAACCATTAACTTTTGAATTAAGAGAAGGTGAAAAATGTATTGTTAAAGGTTATAACGGTATTGGTAAAACAACTTTCCTTAAAACAATTGCTGGTGAAATTGAAAAAATTAACGGATCTGTTGAGATTGGACAAGGTGTTTTCACAAACTTCTTCCACCAAATTGATGACTTTGAAGATCATGAAACACCTGTTAGTTATTTACTAACAAGATATCCTCAAATGACGCCTGGTGAGGTTAGAGCAAAAATCGGTATGTTCGGAATAAAAAGTGAACTAATGATGAACAAAATGAAAGAACTTTCTGGGGGAGAACAAACCAAAGTTAGACTAGCTGCTCTTAGTTTAGAACCAAGTAGTTTACTTATTCTTGATGAACCAACTAACCACATTGATGTCCTTGCAAAAGAATCTTTATTAGATGCAATTAAGGCATTTGAAGGTACAGTTTTAATTACAACTCACGATATCAACTTTGAAACTCAATGAGCTGATAAAGTTTTAGACTTCGAAGATATTTTAGGATAA